The nucleotide window GCACTTGGCCAGAAAGCATTATTAATTTCAGAAGTGGACTGACAAACACAAACCCACAGTGAAACGAGAGGAAGTGGTGGGGGAGACCATCTGTTGACTTCAGCAGAACAGTAGGAACTCAATCTATGTAGCTTCGAGGAGGAAAGCAGATTAATAATCCACAAAGAGGAAACTGGCTAAAATTATTCACagaccatatttaaaaaaaaaaaaagagagagagagaaaaaaagaaaaaaaagcaaccaGCTCCTTGAGCTGCAGCTGGACAGGAAATTGCTAGAGCTGCTTGCAAATTTCCACTTTGAACAGGCCCAGTTTAGGGAATGCCAGGAGCGGAAACCATTCAAAACTGGATTAACACAAGCCGAGTTTAACTGCAACTTATTTCTCCTTTCACTGTTCGTGTGCTGACTCTGGAGTACTGGTATGAGCCACTGACTTGGTATTTTATTGCATTATGACTTTTAGCCACTAAAGTTGTGTGAAAAGAAACAAACATCAAAGGTGGTTCTGGTGGGTCCTGATTTTGCCCATTTCCTGTTCCTATCTGAATGAACCAAGAATCAAGCCATGTACTATATAAGCAATTTAGGAGAAAAGCCCAAGAGCCTTCCCAAGATGGAGATAAAAAGTTGTTATATAAATGATCACATGGCGGGCTAACATGTGGTCTTTCTGAATTTCAACTTAGCATAGTGCTATTTTTGGTTCCCGGTTTTAATTTGAAGATTCATGCCATTTCCAACCCGGTTTGACAAAACGTTTCAGAAGAACTCTTCAGCCCAGGGAAAGTAAATACGTTGTGTAAGGTCTCGCTGCAAGTGagagggccaatcaatcaatcaatcaattgcatttattgagagcttactattactaattactaataataaaagcaattgtggtatctgttaagcgcgtactctgcgccaggcactgtaataagcgctggggtggattcgagccaatcgggttggacagagtccccgtcccacttggggcttgcagtctcagaccccattttacagataagtgaggcacagagaagtgtagtgtcttgcccaagtggagtcggtattagaattcatgtccttctgagtcccaggcctatctgtccactatgccatgctgcttcagaggactgtactaagcacttgagagaggacaatataacagtaatctgttggtagacacattcaccgcccacaaggagctcaagtcTACAGGATACGGCATCAGAATGGGTCAAACTATCTTAAAGGAAAGGCCACTCAAAGGGAAGGCTTTAGGATGCTTAGTTTTCATAGATGAACTATTCGGATGGTGTATTTGGGACCAGTTTTCTCCTCATTCCCATCGGGACGGTGATCTGGCCCACTTGAGCTGGTGGTTTCAGATCAACCCATCTAAACACGGTCTAagaggaaagatcacaggcctagggGTCAAGAGAAtgagggttccaatcccgctctgccacatgtctgttgtgtgaccttgggcgagtcacttcactactttgggcctcagttacctcatctgtaaaatggggataaagattgtgagccccagtgtgggacacggactgtggtgtccctctgattatcttttatctactccagcacttagaacggtgtttggcacacagtaagcacttaatgaataccacgatgattatgatgattatgattaaagGCATACagggatattgagaagcagcgtggctcagtggaaagaggctttggagtcagaggtcatgggttcaaatccccgctccgccaattgtcagctgtgtgacttgcggcaagtcgcttcacttctctgtgcctcagttacctcatctgtaagatagggattaagactgtgagccccccgtgggacaacctgatcaccttgtaacctccccagcgcttagaacagtgctttgcacatagtaagcgcttaattaatgtcatcattattattatttgaaagtctCTATTTAACTTGAGACTGCAGGGAAGAACCTTAGCCCTTTCGGGAGTGTTACTGACCATTCTTGAGCTGAGGCGAGCTGGCAATGTCTGTAAAGGAAATGGGCACTGCCACCATCCTACTTAGTGAGTAAACAGGGGGAAGTCAATCGGCACCTCTCTTTGTAACTATTCACTGAATGAAACATCTGATATTTGGCAAAGCACAATTTCTATTTCATTATTTCCCAGGTGTTCTaataaaagagaagtgaaattaaaCCCTGGAAGAGGaactctctcccatgtgcctAATGCAGTTGCCAAAATGTACTATATCTACATGACCCTCTCATCTGGAACACAAAAGCAGATAGAGGACACACAGTGGAGATATTGGGAGATCACCTGAAGGAGTGGGAGGGGTCCTCTTCCTGATAAATGACAATGAATTGATAAGGAAcagtaaatgaataataaaagctTAAATCTGGCTACTGACTCCCTTTCTCCAGTCTCCCTGATAATGAGGGCACTCTGACAGGAAGGACtcaaaaatacagtaataataataattatgatatttgttatgagccaggtactctgctaagcactggaggtaggggcaggagggggatacaggcaaatcgggttggaaatagtccctgttccacgtggggttcacagtctcaatcctcattttacagatgagtgaactgaggcccagataagtgaagtgacttgcccaaggtcatacagtgttGGAGtctggttagaacccagggccttccgaatcccaggcccgtgctctagccacactAGACCGGGCTGTTTCTCCAATCGTCTGAGCAGTTACACTGCTGAGagatagaagggggaggaagggaaaggaaaaaaaaaaaaatgctaggtTATCAATAGCCAAAataggtatttattaataatttaagGTTTTTAAGGTTTTACATTCTTATAATACACTCCAACATAAAATTCTACACCACGAACATAATGGAGCAATTACACTCTCCCTTATTGGCAATCATGTGCAGTTCACTGGGTACCCATGCTCACACACACTTCCAGTTtacacaaaaaagaaaaaaaaagcaaccaacCCAAAATATTGCATTTGAGGTGACTCTCCCTGAAGAATTTTGTACAGAGGTAATGCACTGTGTAGCACAGCTGAAAATTAAAAAGGTGAACACAAACGTTTTCCGTGTTTAAAGAAAACCCTTCCAAGATAACACAGGTATATTTACAGAAAGATAAGGCATAGCCAAATTACATCAACCGGGAAAAGAAAATATACATATGTTtttcatatacatatatttataaatgAAAAAAGACCGAGACAGCAGTCATCACACAAGTCAGAGTGGCTCAAGTCTCTGTTCAAGTAAATTGGAACAGAGGAGTTTCTCCTAGTAGGAACACTAAAACAAGCAGGCTGCAAATCCATCCCCTGCATTCAGAAACAGCAACTGAATTTTTATGAAGTGAGCCACGTAACCACCGCTCTCCACCCTTTGGATGATTTCTTTCAGAGAGTTAAAAGAAAACAGGGACGCGTgcgcgctcacacacacacacacacacacacacacacacacagctaatCGATTTGTCATTAAATATTTACAATAATTTAATTGAACTTCCGAGTTCTCCGCAAACCGGTGTGCTCCGGACACCCAGAGCTGAAACCTCTCTTTGGCTCCTCGAAATTCCAACGCGAAACAGTCTTCACTGAAGACAATGGGATCGACAGTCCTAAAGCAATAACGGGCAACAAGCAAACCAACCAAACCGGTCTTTGAACACCGGGCGCTCCTTGCCTGTTGCCTAGGTTGCCTACACGTTTGGGAGTCCCTCCTTTTTTCCAGGCTCTGCAAAGGTAGGTAGGCTTGTGCGCACCGAGCGGATCTGCTGCCTGTGCGTTGGGTTCTTCCTCAGAGACCTGAGAAACTCTCTTCCTCGGCGATAACCAATTCCAGCCCCGGTAGCCTCATCTACCGGGCAGAGGCAGCTGTCAAAACGGACACCGGGTTTGAGGGGGGGgagggcacacacacacagaggagagCTGCCCTAGCTGGTGCCTTGTCAAAGAGAAGCGAGAGGAACGACCCCATCCGGGCCCTGGGGACCGAAGAGACGGATTTCACGTGGACTGCAGGGAATCCACTTGAAAGACGTTCTGGTTGGGCGGCGTGGTGAAGTAGAGCTGCTGGCCGGGAACCCGGTTGTCACAGGGGCTGCTCAGGCCCAGAGTCCGCTCGAAGTCCAGCAGCTGGCCCATGaagttgaagttgggggagatgtTGGACTTCTTCATCTTGACGATGTCGTAGGCGTCGTTCATGGACAGGTTGAGCTTCTGCATGAGGTAAGCCACGGTCACTGTGACGGACCGGCTGATGCCCGCCAGGCAGTGGACCAGAACCCCGCAGTTCTTTTCGCGAGCTTCATCTGGGTAAGACAcacaaggagaagaaaaaggtatGAGATTGGACAAAAAAGTCACTAATCCGGCCATCTGAACCTCCTGGGTTTCTAAAAAGTCACgtggggggtttgggggaggaggaacccactgCCAATGGCAACTAAGGCCTGCTGACAGGAGAAACCGTCATTGGAAAAACATCCACTCTGGAGCACAGTTACGTACGTATCTGAGATGGGGTTTTAAGAAGGAGCTATTGTATTACATTTCtgccagcaacaacaacaaaaaaatccttcATGTGTACATTCTCTGCCTGGGCATGTGAATGTCAGAAACGCTGCAGTACGGTAGTGAATGCCTTTTATACAGACGAGCCGACTGCGAAGGTCTATTAAATTATTCTCCAACTGTTGTGCCTCGAACAATGAGGGTATTCAGGCATTTTAAAAGAAAGAGGGAAGTCACAGAGGACAGCCCATTAAGAGGAACAGGATGTCAACATTGCTTGAAAATGAGTTCCTTTGTAATAGGAAATGCATTACAATGCCTGGAGATTAGTTTCTCCGTGGCTCCCAGCCCGCCTTTCTTGCTGCTGCGCTCAGATGACCTACACTCCACTCCTACCGGTATCACCGGATCACTGGACTGGATTACAACCTTTCGCATTCACCGCTTTCCAACAATTAATTTCAGGGCCTTAAAATAACTCCCGGGTCTTTTCAAACTACTACAGCGCGGCTAGAATCTgcgcctctctcccctctgccctccactcCAGCCCGCTTCCCCTAGATCTTTGCACCCCATGGGCCATTTCCCCTGGATCTTTTTGAACCCCACGGTCCACTTttccacccctcctcttccccaactccaaactccttccattccctctccccccgcTGCCCTCCGGGGGAAATAGGAGACCGCCTTTCGTGGCTTTCGGAAGGCTGCCCTGGAATGGCGCCAATGTTATTTCGTGGACTTGACACATGTGCACGTTCTCCTCCAACCtcaagccagaaaaaaaaaagcctatccGTCTTCAAAGCCAGACCAGTTTTGACagggggtggagtggggtgggggaaacaaAGCCAAAAAAGCGTGCTTTCCCTGAAAGCCTATTCGAGGCTTAGTCTACCAACTAAGCAGACACCCGGGAGGGCGCTTGAGGGCTTCAACTCGAGGAATGACGGCGGGAGAGATGTTTGTAGCCATCCCGGTTATGACTGCTAATTAGCCTCACCTATGAAAGAAATGGCCTCGGGGAAGAACTGCGACAAGTTCTGGCTCCAGTGATCGGAGATGGGGATCTGCTTGTATTTAAACTCGCCGGCGTTCTCGAAGAGATTGGGCAGGTTTGGGGTGACGTTCAGGATATACTTGATGCCAAACTCTTCCAAAACGTCCAGGTTGGTGGAGTCCTTGGCACAGCCCAGGTAGAGGAAGGGCAGGATCTCCACGGGGAAGGAAGGCTGGTTGTTGGCCAGGGGGCTGCCGTCCGAGTCGGTGGCACTGTTGGGATCCCGGTCGATGTCGGACTCGATGTCGGAGGAGGAATCGGAACTGATCCGCAGGCCTCCCAGGCCCAAGACTGGCAGAGGGGGGGAGCTGCCACCGCCACCGCTGCTGCTGTTACTGCTGCTGCAGGAGCCGTCTCCGTTCGTTTCACAATGCAGGGCGAACTCGGCTTGGAACTTACAGAACCCACCTGCCAAGATAAAGCAGACCAAGGGGGCCACCTGAGATCCGCTCTATCAACGTACGCATTTATTATccatgtgcatagatctataactctattgagaagcggcgtggctcagtggaaagagcccgggcctgggggtcagaggtcatgggttcaaatcccagctccgccgcttgtcagctgggtgaccttgggcaagtcgcttaacttctctgtgcctcagttacctcatctgtaaaatggggatgaagattgtgaacctcacgtgggacaacctgatgaccttgtatcctctccagcgcttagaacagtgctttgcacataataagcgcttaacaaatgccatcatcattattactattatattgatgtgatcttgatgcctgtctacttgttttgttgtctgcctcccccccttctagacagtcagcccattgttgggcagggactgtctctatctgtttgccgaatggtactttccaagcgcttagtacagggctctgcacacaacaggcgctcaatacatacgactggatgaatgaatgaacggggttggtagacccgttccctgcctctAGAGGAACAGACGTTGATCtcaatgaagaaactgtggctcTGTGCAAAAATGCCATAGGGATGAGGGAGGAATCAAGGGTGCCAAACCCTGTGCAACTCGCTCTGCTTCCCAATCCTGAGAGGTTAACACAAACGCGAAGGATcagacataaacacacacactccacagTTAAGCGACTTCCTTTTTCAGGAATTACACAGGCCAGGCTGATAttacagacactttcccttcttATGCGATGGAGAGAAGTCCCAAAGCCGGTCCCAACCCAAGTTGTCCCCGCAGTGaggtccttttttccttttttttctttccccaccgTCTCCATCATCTCCACAGCCCCATTCCAGTAAAAATCCCTTCCTAAAGATTGGCCTTCCAAAGTGGGCAAGGAAGAGTCCGGGTGGCCAAGGGGTTAGCCCATTCCGAGCAGGGGGGAAGTGGCCTAAAACGACCAAGGGTGAAGAAattatgaatgaattattaccacggtatctgttaagctcttactatgcggcaagcgctgttctaagcgcctggctGGCTACGAGGTCGTGGGGTagtccccaggtggggctccccgttttcatccccattttacagacgaggtgactgaggcccaggagtggagtgacttgcccgaggtcacccagcagaccaagcggcagagtcaggattagaacccacatccccggACTCCCCAAGGTCGCGGCCCcgcggccattcattcattcaatcgtatttattgagcgtttactgtgtgcagagcactgtagtaagcgtttgagaagtacaagtcggcaacagagactccctacccaacaacgggctcagagtctagaagggggagacagacaacaaaacaaaacatgtagaccggtgtccaAACCGAAaaccacaggagaagcagcatggctcagtggaaagagcccgggcttttgagtcagagatcatgggttcaaatcccggctccaccaattgtcagctgtgtgactttgggcaagtcatgtcacttctctgtgcctcagtcacctcatctgtcaaatggggatgaaggctgtgagcccccagtagggcaatctgatcaccttgtaaccttcccagcgcttagaacagtgctttgcacatactaagcgcttaacaggtgccattattagtattaaaatggggatgaagactcggagcccccccgtgggacaccctgatccccttgtaacctccccagcgcttaaaacagtgctttgcacatagtaagcgattaacaaacgccattattatcattaaaatggagatgaagaccggagccccccgtgggacaccctgatccccttgtaacctccccggcgcttagaacagtgctttgcacctagtaagcgcttaacaaataccaacattattattattaaaatggggatgaagactgtgagccccccgtgggacaccctgatccccttgtaacctccccggcgcttagaacagtgctttgcacatagtaagcgattaacaaatgccattattattattaaaacggggatgaagactgtgagtcccccgtgggacactccgatccccttgtaacctccccagtgcttagaatagtgctttgtacatagtaagcgattaacaaatgccattatcattattaaaacggggatgaagactgtgatccccctgtaacctccccggcgcctagaacagtgcttggcacctagtaagcg belongs to Tachyglossus aculeatus isolate mTacAcu1 chromosome 14, mTacAcu1.pri, whole genome shotgun sequence and includes:
- the DUSP6 gene encoding dual specificity protein phosphatase 6 yields the protein MVDGLGPGGVAADAMAIGKTVWWLNEQLERGRERLLLLDCRAQDLYEASHIESAVHVAIPGLMLRRLHKGSLPLRALFARPDERDRFTRRCRTDTLLLYDHNSADWNENTAGQSVLGLLLKRLKDDGCTAFYLEGGFCKFQAEFALHCETNGDGSCSSSNSSSGGGGSSPPLPVLGLGGLRISSDSSSDIESDIDRDPNSATDSDGSPLANNQPSFPVEILPFLYLGCAKDSTNLDVLEEFGIKYILNVTPNLPNLFENAGEFKYKQIPISDHWSQNLSQFFPEAISFIDEAREKNCGVLVHCLAGISRSVTVTVAYLMQKLNLSMNDAYDIVKMKKSNISPNFNFMGQLLDFERTLGLSSPCDNRVPGQQLYFTTPPNQNVFQVDSLQST